AAGACGCGCGGGCGCGCATTGCCGGGCTGCGGCCGCGGCGTCAGCGTGCCGACCTCGACGAAGCCGAAGCCGAGGCCGAGCATGGCGTCCGGGACCTCCGCATTCTTGTCGAAGCCGGCGCCGAGGCCGATCGGATTGGGAAAATCGAGGCCGAACGCATGGACGGCGAGCCGCGGATCGGCGCGCGGCGGCGCGCGCGAGGGCAGCAGCTTCAGCGCCGAGATCGCGAGCTTATGCGCGTCTTCCGCGTCGAAGCGGCGCAGCAGGGACGAGGCGATTCCGCCGAGCGCCGACATCATGGGAGCAGGCCGGAAAAATCATGGGAGCCGTCGGCGCGCAGCGGCGGCGCGTCGACGCCCGCGACCGCATCGAGGGCGAGGGGGCCATAGAGATGCGGGAACAGATCGCCGCCGCGCGAAGGCTCGTAGCGCAGCGCGGCGCCGAGCCGCTCGGCCTCCACGGCGACGAGCAGCAGATCGGCGACGCCGCGAAAATAGCGCGCCGCGGTCTCCTCGACCTGGGCGCGCGTCGAGAAATGGATGAAGCCGTCGGCGAGATCGACGCCGGCGCCGGAGAACACGCCCGCGGCCTGCGCCTCGCGCCAGAGGCTTTCGGGAAGGAGCTTGTAGATGAGGGTCATAGGCTCCAAATAGCAGGCCCGCCGCGCGCCGCCCAGAAGCTTCGCTGCGAGATCGTGCGGAAATTCGAAGAGAAATCTCGAATTTCCAGCGAATGGCGCGTATAGTTCAAAATCTCACGCGCTCACGGATCTCGTCATGGATGTCGTCGCCGCGCTCGTCTATCTCGCCATTCTCCTCTCCGCCGCGCTCGGCGTCTATCTGCAGCGCCGTCAGGCCCGCGCGGCGCTCGCGCATCGCGACGCGCCGCCCGTCGAATTCGCCGCGAGCGTGACTTTGGAGCAGCATCGCCGCTCGGCCGACTACACGATCGCGCGCATGCGCCTGTCGATCTGCGAGACGCTGCTCGAGGCGGGGCTCGCCATCGCCTGGCTCGCTCTGCTGCTCGGCCCACTCTACGCCCTGTTGTCGCGCGTCATCGCGCCGGGCCTCACGCTCAGCGTCGCAGTGGTCGTGGCGGCGGCCTTCGTCGACCATGTTCTCCACCTGCCGCTCTCGCTCGCCGAGACTTTCGGCCTCGAGACGCGCTTCGGCTTCAACCGCGCGACGCCGACGACCATGCTGCTCGACGAGCTGAAAGGCGCGGCGCTATGGCTTCTGTTCGCGGTTCCGCTGCTCTATGGGCTGCTGCTGGCGCTGCGCCTTTCGCCGGATTATTGGTGGATCGTCGGCTTTGCCGGGGCGCTCGTCTTCCTCGTCGCCATGACGATCGTCTATCCGAGCGTCATCGCTCCTTTATTCAATCGTTTCACGCCGCTCGCCGACGAGGAGCTGAAGGCGCGCATGGAGGCGTTGCTCGAGCGCTGCGGCTTTCAATCGGGCGGGCTGTTCGTGATGGACGCCTCGACGCGCTCCACCCATGGCAACGCCTATTTTTCGGGCCTCGGCAAGGCCAAGCGCATCGTCTTCTTCGACACTCTGCTGCGCAAGCACACGCCGGACGAGATCGTCGCCATCCTCGCCCATGAGCTCGGCCATTTCAAATTCGGCCATGTGCGCCAACGGCTCGGCCTCGCCGCGGGCGTGCTCTTCATCGGCTTTCTGGCGCTGCATCTCTCCTTCTCGCGCGGCCTCGCCAGCGCCTTCGGCCTGCCCGACGATCCGGGCGTCGTCCTCGTCGTGGTGATGACGGCGGGGGCGCCGATCCTCCATCTCCTGTCGCCGCTGACCAATTATCTGTCGCGCCGCGCCGAGTTCGAGGCCGACGACTACGCCCGCGCGATCTGCGGCCGCGAGCCGATGGTGAGCGCGCTGACCAAATTGTCGCGCGACAATTTGGCGACGCTGACGCCGGACCGGCTCTATGCGCTGTTCTACTACTCCCATCCGCCGGCGCCGCTGCGCATTGCCGCGCTCGGCGACGAGCCGCGCTGAGGCCGGGCCGCCGCAGGGGAATCGGGTGAATGATAACCTCCCCGACCCTCGTCCTGAGGAGCCGCCGCAGGCGGCGTCTCGAAGGGTGGCCGTCGGGCGAAATCTCGAGGTTGCTTCCCGTTGCCGTCCTTCGAGACGCCCGCTTCGCGGGCTCCTCAGGACGAGGGTCAGGATATAGTCCTTCACCCGATTGCCCTGCGGGCCGCCGCGCGCCCCCTACCCAAAAGCCCCGCGGTCCAATATAGCTGCGGCCAGCGTTAGAGAGCGCTTTCCGATCGAACGGAATCGTTCGATCGATCAGAATTCGCTCCAACGAAAGAATGCGAGAGCGTTATCCGATCCAATCGGATCGGATAACGCTCTAGCCTCTCGTCACCCCCGAGGAGTTCGAATTCGCCATGGCGCACGGTTCCACCCCGCATTTCCACAATCAGCCCGGCGTCGCCAAGATTCGCGTCGGCGCCAAGGAATTCATGTGCATCGGCGCGCTGCCGCCGTTCGACCATCCGCATGTGTTCATCGACATGGGCGCGGCGGACGAGGCGGTCTGCCCCTATTGCTCGACCCTCTATGTCTATGACGAGAGCCTGCACGGCGGCGCCGATCCGGCCGAATGCGTCTACCAGTCCGAGGAAATCCTCGACCCCGAAGCCGCCTGACGCTTCGCCGCCATGGCGGAGCCTCCCATCCTCGTCGTCGGAGCCGGCGTCGGCGGGCTCGCTGCGGCGCTCGCGCTGGCGCGCGCCGGCCGCCGCGTCGAGGTGGTCGAGCGCGCGCCGCGCATAGAGGAGGTCGGCGCCGGCCTCCAGATATCGCCCAACGCCGGCCGCATCCTGCAGGAATTCGGCCTCGGCCCGGCGATGCGGGAGACGGCGCTGGAGCCGCAGGCGCTGCGCATCCGCCGCGCCGGGGACGGCGCCGTGCTGGCGAGCCTGCCGCTCGCCGCGGTCCGGGAGCGCTGGGGCGCGCCCTTCCGCGTCTTCCACCGCGCCGATCTGCAAAAGCTCCTTCTCGATGAAGCCCTCCGCTGCGGCGTCGAGGTCGCGACCGGCCGGCGCTGCGAGGGCTTTGTGCAGGACGCCGAAGGCCTGCGCCTGCGCCTCGTCGCCGAGGCCGGCGCGGAGACGCGCGCCGGCGCCGCCGTGATCGGCGCCGACGGGCTGCGCTCGACCCTGCGTGACGCCCTCGCCCTACGCCCCGACGACGCGCCTTTCTCCTCGGGAAAGACCGCCTGGCGCGCGATCCTGCCGGCCGACGCCCTCCCGGCCCCGCTGCGCGAGCGGGCGTCGCAGCTCTGGCTCGGGCCGAGCGCGCATGTCGTCCATTACCCGCTGCGCGACGCTTCGATCGTCAGCGCCGTCGCCATTCTCGACGATAGCGCCGACAAGGGCCCGCCCGCCGAGACCCGCACCGGCGCCGAGCTCGCCGCGGCCATGGGCTTTACGCGCTGGAGCGCCGATCTGCGCGCGCTGATCGAGGCGGGCGTCTCCTGGCGGCGCTGGCCCCTGTTCGTGCGGCCGGAGCTGCCGCGCTGGGGCCGCGGCCGCGTCGTCCTGCTCGGCGACGCCGCGCATCCGATGACGCCCTTCCTCGCCCAGGGCGCGGCCCAGGCGATCGAGGACGCGGCGGCGCTCGGCCGCGCCCTCGAAGGCGCCGCTCCGATCGAGGCGGCGCTCGAGGCCTATCAAGCGGCGCGCATGACGCGCGCCGCCAAGGTCCAGCGCGGCTCCTGGCGTCAGGGAAGCCATGTGCATCTGCGCGGCCCGGCCGCCGCGGCGCGCGATCTGTCGATCCGCCTGCTCGGCGGTCGCGGCATGCTGGCCCGCAACGCCTGGCTCTATCGATAGGTCGGGCGGGCGTCTCGCGCTTTGACGGGGCGGGCGCCTATGTTAACGAGGACGAACTCCGGCCGGCGGCGAGACCGGGGCGCCGATAAAAAGACCACGACAGGGGCGGAAGGAACTTCGAGACATGAGTGAGAGGCGATCGTCATTCGGCTATGAGGATTTGCTCGCCTGCGCGCGCGAGGAGCTATTCGGCCCCGGCAATGCGCAGCTCCCCCTGCCGCCGATGCTGATGTTCGATCGCATCACCGAGATTTTCGAGGACGGCGGCGCCCACGGCAAGGGCTATATGCGCGCCGAATACGACATTTCGCCGAGCCTGTGGTTCTTCGATTGTCACTTCAAGGGCAATCCGGTGATGCCCGGCTGCCTCGGCCTCGATTCGCTGTGGCAGCTGACCGGCTTCTATCTCGGCTGGCTCGATCTGCCCGGCCGCGGCATGGCGCTCGGCGTCGGCGAGGTCAAGTTCAGCGGGCAGGTGCGGCCGAGCAACAAGCTCGTCCGCTACGGGGTCGATTTCAAGCGCGTGTTCAAATCGAAGCTGGTGCTCGGCATCGCCGACGGCTGGGTCGAGGTGGACGGGCAGCGCATCTACGAGGCCAAGGACCTTCGCGTCGGCCTCGCCAAGCAGGAGACGGCCTCGGCCTGACCGAGCGCTTCGCCGGCACGCCGAAACAGCGGACGGGGCGCAAGACCTCGCCGGCGCAAAGGGAGAATGGACATGAGACGAGTGGTCGTGACCGGAATGGGGATCGTGTCCTCGATCGGCAACAACACGCAGGAGGTCGTCGCCTCTCTGCGCGAGGCGCGCTCGGGCATCGTGAAGGCGGACAAATACGCCGAGCTCGGCTTCCGCTGTCAGGTGCATGGCGCGCCGACGCTCGATCCTTCGACCATCGTCGACCGCAGAGCCATGCGCTTCCACGCCATGGGCACCGCCTGGAATCACGTGGCGATGGATCAAGCGATCCTCGACGCCGGCCTCGGAGCGGAAGACATCTCCAACGAGCGCAGCGGCATCATCATGGGCTCGGGCGGGCCGTCGACCAAAGTGGTCGTCGAATCCGCCGATATCGCGCGGACCAAAGGCCCCAAGCGGATCGGCCCCTTCGCCGTGCCCAAGGCCATGTCCTCCACCGCCTCGGCGACGCTCGCCACCTGGTTCAAGATCAAGGGCGTCAATTATTCGATCTCCTCGGCCTGCGCGACCTCCAATCATTGCATCGGCAACGCCTTTGAGCAGATCCAATGGGGCAAGCAGGATTTGATGTTCGCCGGCGGCTGCGAGGAGCTGGAATGGGAGCTCTCGGTCCTCTTCGACGCCATGGGCGCCATGTCCTCCTCCTTCAACGATCGCCCGGCGACCGCCTCGCGCGCCTATGACAAGAATCGCGACGGCTTCGTCATCGGCGGCGGCGCCGGCGTGCTGGTGCTCGAGGAATATGAGCGCGCAAAGGCGCGCGGCGCCAAGATCTACGCCGAGATCGCCGGCTATGGCGCGACCTCCGACGGCCATGACATGGTCGCGCCCTCGGGCGAAGGCGCGGTGCGCTGCATGCGCCAGGCGCTGGCCACGGTGAAGACGCCGATCGACTACATCAATCCGCACGCCACCTCGACGCCGGTCGGCGATCTCAAGGAGATCGAGGCCATTCGCGAGGTGTTCGGCGGCGGCGACAAGAGCCCGCCGATCTCGGCGACGAAGTCGCTGACCGGCCATTCGCTCGGCGCGACCGGCGTGCAGGAGGCGATCTATTCGCTCTTGATGATGCAGAACGGCTTCATCTGCGAGAGCGCCAATATCGAGGAGCTCGATCCGGAATTCTCCGACATGCCGATTTTGCGCGAACGGCGCGACAATGTGGCGCTGCGCGCCGTGCTGTCCAACTCCTTCGGCTTCGGCGGCACCAACGCTACACTGGTGTTCAAGCATCCGGACGCCTGACCACCACCACGGGATCATCGCAATATGACGGTTTCAACGGGCCTGATGCAGGGCAAGCGCGGCCTTGTGATGGGTGTCGCCAATGATCATTCCATCGCCTATGGCATAGCAAGGACGCTCGCGCAGCACGGCGCGGAGCTCGCCTTCACCTATCAGGGCGACGCGCTCGGCAAGCGAGTCAAGCCGCTGGCGCAGGATCTCGGCTCCAATCTCGTTCTGCCTTGCGACGTCGAAGACATCGCGACGGTCGACGAGGTGTTCTCGGCGCTGCGCAACGAATGGGGCGAGATGGATTTTCTCGTCCATTCGGTCGCCTATTCCGACAAGAGCGAGCTGAAGGGCCTCTACGCCGACACGAGCCGCGAGAATTTCATCCGCACGCTGGTGATCTCCTGCTTCTCCTTCACCGAGGCGGCGCGGCGCGCGGCGGCGATGATGCGCAATCGCGGCTCCATGCTCACCGTCTCCTTCGGCGGCGGCACCCATGTGATGCCCAACTATAATGTGATGGGGGTCGCCAAGGCGGCGCTCGATTCCTCGGTGCGCTATCTCGCCGCCGATTTCGGCGCGCGCGGCATACGCGTCAACGCCCTCTCGCCCGGACCGGTGCGCACCATGGCGGGCGCCGGCATCACCGGCGCGCGGGCGATGGGCGCGTTCCAGAAGGCGCATGCGCCGCTGCGCCGCATGATCACGCTCGACGAGATCGGCGGCTCGGCGGTCTATCTGCTGTCGGAGCTGTCGGGCGGCGTCACCGGCGAGATTCACCTCATCGACGCCGGCTACAACATCATGCTGCAGCCGCGCCCCGAGGATTTGAACGGCGGCGCGACGGAGTAGGCGCGCGCGTCGCCGCCGAGGCGATCGCCGACATCCGCACCAGCTCGACCAGCGTCGCCACATTGGCCTTGGCCATGATATTGGCGCGATGCAGCTCGACCGCGCGCAGCTCCAGCCCGAGCGCGGCGGCGATCTCCGGGCTCGGCCGGCCTTGCGCAATGCCGGCGAGCACCTCCCGCTCGGCCTCGCCGAGCGCGGCGAAGCGCTGCAGAACGGCGCGCGTCTCGGCCTCGCGCGCTTTTCCGCCTCGCGTCGTCGCGAGCGCGCGCCGCACCGAGACGAGCAGCGCCTCATCGTCGAAGGGCTTCTCGAGGAGATCGCTGGCGCCGGCCGCCATCGCCTCGACGGCGAGCGGCGCGCCGGCCGCGGCGGTGATGACGACGGCTGGAAGCGACGAGCCGCGCGCGCGCAAGCTCGCGAGCAGCGCGAGCGCATTCATATCCGGAAGCCGCAGATCGGCGACGAGGCAGCCGGTCGGACGGCGGCCGAGCCCGGCGAGACATTGGGTCGCCGACGCATAGGCGCGCACGCGAAAGCCGCGCGCGCCGAACATCACGCCGAGCGCGTCGCGCACGGCGTCGTCGTCGTCGACGAGATGAACGAGCGGCGCACTGGTCATTCGGGCCTCCCTTCCGCCTTGGGCAATGTGAAGCTGAAAATCGCGCCGCCGCCCGAATTGGGCTCCGCCCAGATGCGGCCGCCATGCGCCTCGACGATCGAGCGCGAGATCGACAGGCCGAGCCCCATGCCTTTGGTCTTGCTGCTGCGAAAGGGCTGGAACAGAGCGAGGCGGGCAGCCTCGTCGAGTCCTTTGCCGGTGTCGGCGACATCGAGCCGCACGCAATCGTCGGCGACCGAGGTCGCGAGCGACAATTCGCGCCGCGCCGCGCCATCCATCGCCTCGATGGCGTTGCGCATGAGATTGACGACGACCTGCTGAATCTGCACGCGGTCGGCGAGGACGAAATCATCGCCGTCGGTTCGGACGACGCTGAGCCGCGCCTCGGCGCGCCGGCCGGCGAAGGCGAGCGTCGTCGCCTCGTCGACGAGGCTGGAGAGGCGCTGCACCGTCTTCACCGAATCGCCGCGCGTCACGAACTCACGCAGGCGACGGATGATCTCGCCGGCGCGAATCGCCTGCGCGCCGGCCTTGTCGAGAATCTCCTCGATCTCGGGACTGCGGCTCCCGGGCTTGCGCTGCAGCAGCCAGCGCGCCGTCCGCACATAAGTGGCGACGGCGGAGAAGGGTTGGTTGATCTCATGCGTCAACGCCGCGGTCATCTCGCCCATGGCGGAGAGGCGGCGCGCATAGGCGAGCTCCGATTGCAGCGCCTGCAGCTCGGCCCGCGCCGCGCGCGCGTCGGTGAAATCGCGAAGGACGGCGGCGAACTGGCGCTGCGCGCCGCCGCGTCCCTCGCCGATCGTCGCCTCCACCCCGAAGCGCGCGCCGTCCTTGCGCCGCGCCTCGACCTCGGATCGCTCGCGCGAGGGATCGATCCCCGGCAGCACGATCGAGATATTGCAGCCGAGCAGCTCGCCGCGCGCATAGCCGAACAGGCGCTCCGCCGCGGCGTTGGCGCCGACCAGCACGCCGCTCTCGTCGAAGAACAGCACGCCGTCGGCGACGCCCTGCATCAGCGCGGCGAGACGCGCTTCGGCGAGGCGAGCCGCCTCCTCGCCGGTCGGCGCCGCCTCCAGCCTGGATGGCCGACGCAGCGGCTCCGGGGCTCGGCGCCGTCTCACACGCGGGTCTGTCGGCGGTTGGCCCATCGACGAGCTCCCTTCGAAAGCAATGCGCAGTGTAAAAAATTCGTCGCCCCGAGAGGCGGTCCGTTCAAAATCGAGCGCGCCCGATCACGATCGCAGGGAGATCGGGTGAAGGACAATATCCCCGGCCCTCGTCCTGAGGAGCCGCCGGAGGCGGCGTCTCGAAGGACGGCCGCAGGGCGAAATCAAAGGTTTCTCCCCATTGCCGTCCTTCGAGACGCCCGCTGCGCGGGCTCCTCAGGACGAGGGTGATAGGGGTCGTTCTTCGCTCGCTTCCCCCGATCACGATCGCCCTCGCCATCGTCACAGCCGCCGCACTGGAGTATTGTCGGAACGAACGGGCTTACAATCCGGTATGGGCGAACAATGCACAGCAATCGGCGATGAACGGTCCCGCTTCTGCTCGTCATGCGCTCTAGTTTCGAGAGGACAGATTGGCGCCGCGCAACGTCTTTTCCATTCCGCCCGGCGCTTCTTTTCTAGGCGCCTTCACGCGCGCCCTGTTGGACGGGGAGATCATTCCCGGGCTTTCGCGCGCGAGCGGCCCGCTGGCTCTGGCCGAGACCACGATCTATGTCCCGACGCGCCGCGCCGCGCGGGCGCTGGCCGCGCAATTGGCCGCGGCGATCGAGACGCCGGCGGCGCTGCTGCCGCGCATTCTGCCGCTCGGCGACCTCGACGAGCAGGAGGCCTCGGCGCTGTTTCACGCCGAGGAGATCGGCTCGGACGACGCGCTGGCCCCGGCGGTCGCCGAGATCGACCGCCGCCTGACGCTCGCCGCGCTGGTGCTGCATTGGGCGAAATCGCTCCGCCATGCGATCGTCGCGATCGACCCGCTCGGCCGCATCGAGCATGATCCGCGCGAGATGCTGCTGGTCGCCCCCTCGCCGGCGAGCGCCTGCGCGCTGGCCGAGGAGCTCGCCCGCCTCGTCGACGAATTCATCATCGAGGATGTCGATCCGAAAGCTCTCGGCTCGCTGGCCGAGGACGCCCATGACCGCTATTTCGCGATCACCACGCATTTCCTGCGCATCGCGCTCGAGGACTGGCCGAAAATTCTGAAAGAGCGCGAATGCATCGACGGCGCGACGCGGCGCAAGGCGCTGGTGGCGGCGCAGATCGACGCGCTGACGCGCGGCGCGGCGCGCGGCCCGGTGATCGCGCTCGGCTCCACCGGCGCGCAGCCGACGACGGCGCGGCTCATCGCCGCCATCGAGCGGCTGGAGACCGGCGCCGTGGTGCTGCCGGGCCTCGATCTCGAGATGGACGAAGCGTCCTGGCGCCGCGTCGGCGAAACGAGCGTCGCGCGTGAGGAGGCGGCGGTCACCCATCCGCAGGCGATGCTGAAACGCCTCATCGGGATCATCGGCGTCGCGCGCGCCGAGGTCCGCCGCATCGGCGCGCCGCCGGCCGCGATCGAGGCGCGCGGGCGCCTCCTCGCAGCGGCGCTGAAGCCGGCCGATTCGACCGATCTGTGGCGGGCGTTTCGCGAGGCGCATGGGGCCTCCTTCGACGCGGCGCTGGCGGGCGTTTCCTTCATCGAGGCGGCGGACGAGCGCGAGGAGGCGCTGGCGCTGGCGCTGTGCATGCGCGAGGCGCTGGAGACGCCGGGCCGCACCGCGGCGCTCGTCACCCCCGACCGCATGATCGCGCGGCGAGTCTGCGCCGAGCTGGCGCGCTGGGACATAGAGGTCGACGATTCCGCCGGCCGCCCCCTGGCCGCGACGCCGATCGGCGCGCTGGCGCGGCTCGTCGCGGCGAGCCTCGAGGACGGCGTCTCCGCGGTCGACGCCGCGGCGCTGCTCGCTCAT
The sequence above is a segment of the Methylosinus trichosporium OB3b genome. Coding sequences within it:
- a CDS encoding DUF952 domain-containing protein; protein product: MTLIYKLLPESLWREAQAAGVFSGAGVDLADGFIHFSTRAQVEETAARYFRGVADLLLVAVEAERLGAALRYEPSRGGDLFPHLYGPLALDAVAGVDAPPLRADGSHDFSGLLP
- a CDS encoding M48 family metallopeptidase, with product MDVVAALVYLAILLSAALGVYLQRRQARAALAHRDAPPVEFAASVTLEQHRRSADYTIARMRLSICETLLEAGLAIAWLALLLGPLYALLSRVIAPGLTLSVAVVVAAAFVDHVLHLPLSLAETFGLETRFGFNRATPTTMLLDELKGAALWLLFAVPLLYGLLLALRLSPDYWWIVGFAGALVFLVAMTIVYPSVIAPLFNRFTPLADEELKARMEALLERCGFQSGGLFVMDASTRSTHGNAYFSGLGKAKRIVFFDTLLRKHTPDEIVAILAHELGHFKFGHVRQRLGLAAGVLFIGFLALHLSFSRGLASAFGLPDDPGVVLVVVMTAGAPILHLLSPLTNYLSRRAEFEADDYARAICGREPMVSALTKLSRDNLATLTPDRLYALFYYSHPPAPLRIAALGDEPR
- a CDS encoding zinc-finger domain-containing protein — its product is MAHGSTPHFHNQPGVAKIRVGAKEFMCIGALPPFDHPHVFIDMGAADEAVCPYCSTLYVYDESLHGGADPAECVYQSEEILDPEAA
- a CDS encoding FAD-dependent monooxygenase; this encodes MAEPPILVVGAGVGGLAAALALARAGRRVEVVERAPRIEEVGAGLQISPNAGRILQEFGLGPAMRETALEPQALRIRRAGDGAVLASLPLAAVRERWGAPFRVFHRADLQKLLLDEALRCGVEVATGRRCEGFVQDAEGLRLRLVAEAGAETRAGAAVIGADGLRSTLRDALALRPDDAPFSSGKTAWRAILPADALPAPLRERASQLWLGPSAHVVHYPLRDASIVSAVAILDDSADKGPPAETRTGAELAAAMGFTRWSADLRALIEAGVSWRRWPLFVRPELPRWGRGRVVLLGDAAHPMTPFLAQGAAQAIEDAAALGRALEGAAPIEAALEAYQAARMTRAAKVQRGSWRQGSHVHLRGPAAAARDLSIRLLGGRGMLARNAWLYR
- the fabA gene encoding 3-hydroxyacyl-[acyl-carrier-protein] dehydratase FabA, producing the protein MSERRSSFGYEDLLACAREELFGPGNAQLPLPPMLMFDRITEIFEDGGAHGKGYMRAEYDISPSLWFFDCHFKGNPVMPGCLGLDSLWQLTGFYLGWLDLPGRGMALGVGEVKFSGQVRPSNKLVRYGVDFKRVFKSKLVLGIADGWVEVDGQRIYEAKDLRVGLAKQETASA
- the fabB gene encoding beta-ketoacyl-ACP synthase I → MRRVVVTGMGIVSSIGNNTQEVVASLREARSGIVKADKYAELGFRCQVHGAPTLDPSTIVDRRAMRFHAMGTAWNHVAMDQAILDAGLGAEDISNERSGIIMGSGGPSTKVVVESADIARTKGPKRIGPFAVPKAMSSTASATLATWFKIKGVNYSISSACATSNHCIGNAFEQIQWGKQDLMFAGGCEELEWELSVLFDAMGAMSSSFNDRPATASRAYDKNRDGFVIGGGAGVLVLEEYERAKARGAKIYAEIAGYGATSDGHDMVAPSGEGAVRCMRQALATVKTPIDYINPHATSTPVGDLKEIEAIREVFGGGDKSPPISATKSLTGHSLGATGVQEAIYSLLMMQNGFICESANIEELDPEFSDMPILRERRDNVALRAVLSNSFGFGGTNATLVFKHPDA
- the fabI gene encoding enoyl-ACP reductase FabI; the encoded protein is MTVSTGLMQGKRGLVMGVANDHSIAYGIARTLAQHGAELAFTYQGDALGKRVKPLAQDLGSNLVLPCDVEDIATVDEVFSALRNEWGEMDFLVHSVAYSDKSELKGLYADTSRENFIRTLVISCFSFTEAARRAAAMMRNRGSMLTVSFGGGTHVMPNYNVMGVAKAALDSSVRYLAADFGARGIRVNALSPGPVRTMAGAGITGARAMGAFQKAHAPLRRMITLDEIGGSAVYLLSELSGGVTGEIHLIDAGYNIMLQPRPEDLNGGATE
- a CDS encoding response regulator transcription factor, with translation MTSAPLVHLVDDDDAVRDALGVMFGARGFRVRAYASATQCLAGLGRRPTGCLVADLRLPDMNALALLASLRARGSSLPAVVITAAAGAPLAVEAMAAGASDLLEKPFDDEALLVSVRRALATTRGGKAREAETRAVLQRFAALGEAEREVLAGIAQGRPSPEIAAALGLELRAVELHRANIMAKANVATLVELVRMSAIASAATRAPTPSRRRSNPRGAAAA
- a CDS encoding sensor histidine kinase encodes the protein MGQPPTDPRVRRRRAPEPLRRPSRLEAAPTGEEAARLAEARLAALMQGVADGVLFFDESGVLVGANAAAERLFGYARGELLGCNISIVLPGIDPSRERSEVEARRKDGARFGVEATIGEGRGGAQRQFAAVLRDFTDARAARAELQALQSELAYARRLSAMGEMTAALTHEINQPFSAVATYVRTARWLLQRKPGSRSPEIEEILDKAGAQAIRAGEIIRRLREFVTRGDSVKTVQRLSSLVDEATTLAFAGRRAEARLSVVRTDGDDFVLADRVQIQQVVVNLMRNAIEAMDGAARRELSLATSVADDCVRLDVADTGKGLDEAARLALFQPFRSSKTKGMGLGLSISRSIVEAHGGRIWAEPNSGGGAIFSFTLPKAEGRPE